The genomic segment TGTGAAGGTGATGTATAATTTCAATTAACTATTGCTGCTGATATGCCTTGTCAGCTCTAAATATGTATACCTCTAACAtggtatatatttataatatacttGTATAGTGATGAAATTGCTATTGTGGTGAACTATTAACAGGTTAGCAAGGTTTAGGCTTTACCAATACAAATGCATGTGAGTTAGATATACACCTGCTGAtatcattattttgttattCTACAATTATGTTTATATGGTGACACAATTGATATGTGGGTTTATGGTGAACTCTAGTATcctatatatgtataaaatacTTGTCTGGTGAAACAATTGCTAAGGGGGTTTGTCATGAACTATTAATAGGTTAGGGAGGTTTTGGCTTTTTCAGGACAATTGCATGTAAGTTTTATGTTCGCCTGCTGATTTTTACcgtttttttattgtacaaaTATGTTGTTTTGGTGTAAAGGGGTTTGTGGTGAACTACTAACAGGTTAGCAAGGTTTAGTCTTTACCAATTCACATACATTCATGTACGCCTGTTGATATCACTATTTTGTTGTTCTACAATTATATCCTGCgattaattttgataattttaagTGATATTTGgattcagtattttaattttatatatatattggacaTAAATTTTGTATCTCACTGCGAAATGATGAACTTCttagaatatttcattttcctatttagatattgatgaatgtaaAGAAGGACTAGCAAAATGTGTTGGAAGAGATGTTATGTGTGCTAATTCACTTGGTGATTTTAGATGTGTAAATACGAGATGTCCTCCCAATTACAAGAGACATAATGGGTAGATATAAGAGTCTATTGATTCAATATTACTATGTCGGTGCCAATTTTTTATATGCTACTTTATTGATCAAGTTTTGATATGTGGCCTCTGTACTTGTTTATGCACATAGAGTACCTTCCCTCTATATCACAAATTGCTAGGCAACAAACTCCTAGACAGAATCACTTTACATGTTACATATAATGTCCCATAAGGTTCTATTCCCATATCGAACTTTCTGGAGTGTGGTTCAGTATATAATTAGTTAATTATAACTTTTTCCACCAACAATATTCATCAGTTTGGATTATAATCCATAGTAATACTAATCTGGATAAGTATCCCAATGTTggcattttatatatttctgatACCCATTTCATTATATTCTGCTgagtttttatgaaaaaaaatctttacgTCTTGTTAATTTGAACAATCATACACTGGAATTTGAACAATCATATCAACAATATCATACATTAtcagtgaaataattttttaatttacagaATTTGTACAAGAGATTGTCTTGGCGATGagtgtgaaaataaatttaagagTGTGATTCGTTACAACTCTACCTATTTGAGAGTTGGAGTTCCCAAAGACCAAGATTTGCTTGAGCTAGCTGTTTCCTATACAAATCCAACAGGATCACATCAGTTACACAGCAATACCATGTGAGAATTTGTTGAAGTTAACGGTTCATTGAAATGTTCTCCTTCATTATTTTCTTCACCCTTGGATTTGTgaagaattttaatattttgattaaGTACTATAACGAGTTGAAATGTTTTAATCAGCTAATATTCTGATTATGATAAATGCATTGTttacaatgttataaaaacataTCATGGTAACATCGTCATGAGCAATCTGAGGCTGCCATAAGTCATTGACTACAACCACTgctacatttttttaaaactaatgCATGCTCTATGATTGCAGCTTCCGACTTCTTACACCAGCTTACGACCGAGCCTACAGACTGTTCGGACTTCGTGTGATAGATGATGAACGTGGCATAGTTTACACGAAGCAAGCCATCACTCGTAGTCATATTGACTGGTATAAACTTCGAGTTAGTGCTCGTTCCCGCTCTTCTGTTGATGGAAGCACTGAATATGAGACCATATTCAGTCTCTTCATAAATGTTGCTCCAAATCCTTTTGTTTGAACAATGCTGCCTCTGACACTCCGAAACTGCTTTAATTTTCATAAGGTGTGATAGATAGTTCCCTCTCTTATTTGTTCTATTTCGTGTTTTCATAGAAATTTTTAGAATGCTGGCAATTCGCCAACGTCTTTACACGATGTCCAATGATTTGTGACGCCGTGCGAGTGAGGAGATCAATACTGACGAATGAGAACAACCCGCTATACGAACTTACCaattcaattttgtaaaatattttgccGAAATATTTCGCTTAATATTAGGATTGTAAATATTGCATAAACACCAAGTTTCTTCATTTTCTTCTTCAATAAATATCAATCAGCTCAGTTTGTTTTGGAAAATATGAGGAATGTGAAAGTGATTCTGAAGAGGCGCGAAGACAATAAAAACAACTTAATTTTTGGGTCAACCAGCCAGTCACGCATGTACTAATCTGAGCATGCTCGACGGTTGGTGCATTGTGCTAAACATCAAAAAGCAAAGCTATCTCGCGGCTAGTTCCCTTCACAGGCGATACAGACTTGAATGGCGTTTGGGTTCATGTGCGCGTCATAGACATTGTAAAATTGCTAAGTGAAGCAACAAAACTCGTCATGCTCTTTGCAGTGtccaaaatttaataatatataataaaactatACAGCTATTTTGAATTTCTCAAAATCagcaaacaaatattttaaaaatctgtCGACGCATTCAGTTTTAATCTTTTTCACAAAGAAAAGAAAATCGATTTGTGCATGAAATATGGACCATCTTCCAAATCAATGTATTGCCCATAATCGCGCAGCTTCCATTTCTTTGATTGTTATTTGAGTCATTTTTATTCCAGTCAGGATTATTCCACTTTGGAGGTGTTCCGTCTGACCTAATCCAACTCCCTTCATGTGCTGAGTCGGGTAGACCGATCCAAACATTTTTTGTAGTTCCATCTAGCACGTTAGACTGAAGTTCTCTGTATTACAATTTCAAATGTAACAGGTAATCGAAAGGATGCGacaatatttcataataatacCAGAGGACAATGAGAAGTCTATGTTATTAGATATATCTCTTGACACAAAAACATACTACGCTACGGAATAGTTCTAGGTGTGCACACGTTAACAAAGCACGGCAGACCCACTGTAGGAGGCACTGCAATCAAGTTTATCGTTCCTTTTCGCGGTAGCTAATACATTATCATGATCGGTTATCATGGTAGCACTTAATTACGTTATAAAAGTTCATCCAAATATACTTTCGAGAGTGATGTACATAAAATATGTAGGCCCTATCTGTTTTCATATGGTAAGAGTATATACCTTCGGCTAtcattgtttgataattcagAAGCGAGTCTGGAACCTAGAATCTTGCACTTTTCACTTGCATCATCATAAGTAACCATAATACGAAAAAACTTGTACAGCATGTTGTTTGTTGCCAGATACCAACTCCTTGTTTGAGACTCGTACATAGTTTTCTCTACCTTACTCTTTTTTGATGAATTCATTAAAGAAAtctaaaaa from the Styela clava chromosome 5, kaStyClav1.hap1.2, whole genome shotgun sequence genome contains:
- the LOC120343966 gene encoding uncharacterized protein LOC120343966, with translation MIMPRRRKSYKSNGYKHGCCFESDNYQLREKLLITGIIILIAGIILINLYIRNLLTHRDEEERVKKLEVMIKDQIQILIETKERFETITKQASDNSTTLKINSAKENTGQQANMEVLQTQYNLKIVEMQRRIQSTELKITDAISLMNSSKKSKVEKTMYESQTRSWYLATNNMLYKFFRIMVTYDDASEKCKILGSRLASELSNNDSRRELQSNVLDGTTKNVWIGLPDSAHEGSWIRSDGTPPKWNNPDWNKNDSNNNQRNGSCAIMGNTLIWKMVHISCTNRFSFLCEKD